ttgtGGCTGTAGCTAAAAGGCGGCGGGCGGTGGTGATGGCGTACCAGCATCAGCAGCAGCAGCCAGCGGTTCCGGGTTCGGGTTCGGGTTCCGGCGGCGGGTTTCACCACTTAAATTTCCCGTTTGGGGACACCACTTTCACTAAGGTGTTTGTTGGAGGGCTGGCCTGGGAAACTCAGAGCGAGACCATGAGACGATACTTTGAGCAGTTCGGTGATATCCTCGAAGCTGTTGTCATCACTGATAAGAATACTGGCCGATCCAAGGGCTACGGTTTTGTGAGTCTTCCATTCaacctttttcttcttcaaacTTTCAagctttttatttaatttttttatttatgtatctTTTAAGGATCTAATGGTATAAATTGCTCTTGGAATCTTGTGAAATGTGTATTTATCTGTAATaaatttggttttaaaaaaatggaaaaagtaAAGGTGACTTGGTTTTCACTGTGCAATGTCCATTTTCTTGTGTGTACATTGAATCATAATATGGCTTTAGGAGGAAGTATTGTGGAGTTGTGAATGGGTACGATAATTGAATGACATAGTTTCCAAATGGTATTTGTATGGAGGGTTTAGGTGACCTTCCGGGACCCCGAGTCAGCTAGGAAAGCATGTGCTGATCCAACTCCAATTATTGATGGGAGGCGGGCAAATTGTAATTTGGCTTCACTAGGACGACCCCGCCCTCCTCTGCCTTTTGGTAAGATTCCTCGCTTCTGCTACACACTAAATTAGGCATCACTGTTTTTTATTTCTTGTATCGAAGACTCTTGGTGCTAGAACGGAAATCCATAGCATAGTGTATTATTTACTGGGAGAATAATTTGCTTGGGATACTTTCTTCATCGAGAAGGGACATTTGGAACACCAATAACTTCAAATGAATTGGATTTCACAATACATAGTGATTCCAATCTCTCGTGTTAACTAACATGCTTCCTATTATTGACAGTGACAATAGGATAGCTTTCTTATGCACTCTTATTTATGCGTAAGTCCTTGTTGGACCTTATTGTTTTTGCATGCTTGGGTAGATCGTTTGTGACTAAGATCGTTGCTAACTTTTGTATATGAATAGAAAATTATTTATCCTACTTTGACTCGTGTGTTTCTTTTGCCAGACTTTTTAATCTATTGTGAGTTATAACTTATTTTGTCTGTGTGTGTTTTTACCCCTCCTCACTTAAGGACGTGTAAGGTTACCTGCTCCTTATCCTGGAAGTCTTCCGGCAACACGGGGTGCATATGTTGGAAACTATAGCCACCAGCAAGCTGTGCCTTATGGCTACCAACAAGGCGTTATATATTCTCCTTATGGGTAAGCTATGATTTATGCAATTTTCCTAGTCATATTTAGGACGTGTTATTCAATGCTCTTATTAAGCA
This region of Ipomoea triloba cultivar NCNSP0323 chromosome 15, ASM357664v1 genomic DNA includes:
- the LOC116006938 gene encoding RNA-binding protein 24-like, translating into MAYQHQQQQPAVPGSGSGSGGGFHHLNFPFGDTTFTKVFVGGLAWETQSETMRRYFEQFGDILEAVVITDKNTGRSKGYGFVTFRDPESARKACADPTPIIDGRRANCNLASLGRPRPPLPFGRVRLPAPYPGSLPATRGAYVGNYSHQQAVPYGYQQGVIYSPYGYTTYGGDYIYPQGVYNAYGGQQYVPIYVPGAVNTPVFPYNQLGQAVPGSQSYTPLHGYAMPGHQVVQFGAPNVSPVTNSSLPTIQAQYPTGVAMPVAPQPQFILPTHSPQFMQGSGSDQNAG